ATGTTACTAAAATCAACTCTACTTCTCAAGAGAATGTTTCGATGATTACCATCGAATTTAACGAACAAATTACCGTTGAAGAAGCGAAGCAAAAAGTTAAAGATGAAATTGATGAAGAGGTTTCAGGTGAAGACTGGCCAACGTTTAACGGAGCAAAAGTTGAACCTAACGTTTTCGAATTAAATATTGCTGAAGAAACGCCGATTTTAAATATTAATATTTCTGGAGATTTTACTGTAGAACAATTAAAAGAATATGCAGAATATCTTCAAGATGAAATAGAAGATTTAAAGGAAATTAAAAAGGCAGATATTCGTGGAGCTGAAGAGAAAGAAGTTGAAGTTGCTGTAGATATCTATAAAATGATGGCTGCTCAAGTTAGTTTCAACGATGTGCTTCAATCTATTGGAAATGGAAATGCTACAATTTCTGCTGGTAATATTATTTCTAGTGGTCAAAGAAGAACGATTCGTGTTCTTGGAGAAATAGAACAACCTTCAGAGTTAGATAATTTCGTAGTAAAATCTGAAAGAGGTAGTGCAATTTATTTAAAAGATATTGCAACAGTTTCTTTTAAAGACAAAGACAAAACAACGTATGCTCGTGAGAATGCAGAATCTGTAGTAATGCTTGATGTTAAAAAGCGTTCTGGAGAAAATATGGTTGAGGCAACTGATAAAATTAGAGAAATTGTAAAAGTAGCTCAAGAAACTAAAGTATTACCAGAAACACTTAAAGTAACTTTAGCAAACGATCAATCTTCTAAAACAGTTGGTCAGGTAGATGATTTAGTAAATAATATCATTTTTGGAGTTATTTTAGTAGTAACTGTACTGATGTTCTTCTTAGGGTTGAAAAATGCATTATTCGTAGGATTTGCAATTCCAATGTCAATGTTTATGTCGTTAATGATCTTAAACATAATGGGATACACCATGAATACCATGATTCTTTTCGGGTTAATTATGGGATTAGGAATGTTAGTAGATAACGGAATTGTAGTTGTTGAAAATGTGTACCGTTTGATGGATGAAGAAGGGATGTCGAGATTAGAAGCAGCTCGAAAAGGTATTGGTGAAATTGCTTTCCCAATTATTATTTCTACAGCAACAACAGTTGCAGCATTTATTCCTTTAGGGATGTGGCCAGGGGTAATGGGACAATTCATGATTTATTTCCCAATCACATTATCCGTAGTATTAGGTTCGTCTTTATTTGTAGCGGTATTCTTTAATTCAGTACTGGTATCTCAATTTATGAGTACAGAAGATAAAAATATGCCATTAAACAAGATTATACGTTTAACAATAATCTTAGGAGTTTTAGGATTGCTTTTTGTAATATTTGGTGGAGCTATTAGACCATTGGGAACATTATTGATTTTTGCTGCTGCAAATTTCTGGGTATACAGGTTCATTATGCGTCCTGCTGCTAACAGATTTCAATCTCGTGTTTTACCAAGATGGGAGCGTTTTTATGAAAGAATGATTAGTGGTGTGTTAAAAGGTTGGAAACCACAAGTAATTTCGATAATTACGTTATTAATGTTATTTGTTTCTATAGGAGGTTTCGTAAATTCTGTTCAGAAAAAAAGAACAAAAGTAGAATTCTTTCCAGATAATACGCCAAATCAAGTTATTGTATATGTTGAGTATCCGCAAGGAACGGATATTGAAAAAACAAATGCAATAATGAAGGATATTGAACAACGAGTAACTAATGTGATTAATTCTTCTGAATATTTAGATGGAGAATATAACTTTTTAGTTGAGAGTTCTATTACTCAAGTTGGTGCAGGATCAGGAAATCCACAAACAGATGGAGGTTCAACAGCAGAAATGCCACACAGAGGGAAAGTTGTAGCTTCTATGCGCGAGTATAAGTATAGAAAAGGTGCAGATAGTAAAGTCCTTAAAAAAGCAATTACCGACGAATTACAAGGAGTGTATCCAGGATTATCAATTTCTGTTGAGAAAGACCCAGTTGGTCCACCTGCTGGTTATCCGATTAATATTGAATTAGAAGGTAAAGATTATGCTGAACTGATTAATGTAGCTGAAAAAATGCGTGATTTTATCAATACGAAATCTATTCCTGGAATTGCAGAGCTTAAGATTGATGTAAATAAATCTAAGCCAACTATGTTAGTTGATGTTGATAGAAAGAAAGCTGGAGAATTAGGTGTTAGTGCAGCTCAAGTGGGAACACAATTACGTAATTCTATCTTCGGAGCTAAAGCTGGTGTTTATAAAGAAGATGGTGAAGATTATGATATTTATGTAAGATTTAATGAAGAGAACAGATACAATACAAGTGCTATTTTTAATCAGAATATTACTTTTAGAGATCCTTCAAACGGACAAGTGAAATCTATTCCAGTTTCCGCTTTAGCAACACAAAAAAATACTTCAGGATTTAGTGCAATAAAACATAAACAAGGAAAAAGAGTAGTAACAGTATACTCAGCATTAGCACCAGGTTTTACAGATGCAGGAGCAATTGTGTCTAAGATTCAAAATGAAATGAAAACCTTTACTGAATTACCGGCTCAAATCAAAGTAGATTATACAGGGCAAATTGAAGAGCAAAACAAACAAATGGCTTTCTTAATGGGAGCATTCTTCTCTGGTTTAGGTTTAATTTTCTTAATCTTAATTTATCAGTTCAATTCTGTGTCAAAACCAGCAATTATTATGCTTGCTATATTCTTAAGTTTAATAGGAGTGTTCGGAGGAATTGTAATTTCTGGTTCATCATTTGTTATTATGATGACAATGATGGGGATTATTTCACTCGCCGGAATTGTGGTAAATAACGGTGTTGTACTACTCGATTATACACAGCTATTGATAGATAGAAGAAAAGTTGATTTAGGCTTAGATGATGATGAGTTTGTTTCTGTAGAAGATTTAAAAGAAAGTATTATTAAAGGAGGAAAGGCAAGATTACGTCCGGTATTATTAACGGCAATTACAACAATTTTAGGTCTTATTCCTTTAGCTACAGGTTTAAATATAAATTTCTACACTTTAGTATCAGAATTAGATCCGCATATTTATGTTGGAGGAGATAACGTAATTTTCTGGGGGCCATTAGCATGGACTGTAATCTATGGTTTAATTGTAGCTACATTCTTAACATTAATTGTTGTTCCAATTTTATTCTATTTAATCACAAAGTTTAAAATGTGGATCAAAAATAGAAATACAGTTACAGAAGAATCATTTGATGAAATAGCAGAAATAGGAAATTAATTAATAATTTGTTTTACTTAAAAAAAGGGTTAGTAGTTGTGTATTGCTAACTCTTTTTGTTTTTTTGAAGTATGAATAAACAGAGTGTGGTAACGGTAGATGAGGTAAAAAGAAAGCTTGAAAGATTTTGTGTGTATCAAGATCGATGTCATAAAGAGGTAGAAGATAAATTAAGGGGTTTTCATTTAATACCAGAAGCAAGAGAGCTTATTTTATTACATCTTTTAGAACATGATTTTTTAAATGAAGAGCGTTTTTCAAGAAGTTTTGCTAGAGGGAAATTTAGAATTAAAAATTGGGGAAAGGTTCGTATTACTAGAGAATTAAAACTAAGAGATATTTCAGTCTATAATATTAAACAAGCACTTTCAGAGATAGATGAAGAAGAGTATTTTTCGAAATTAAATAGTTTAGCTGAAAGAAAAATTTCGTCTACTAATGAATCTAATTCTTTTAAGAAAAGAAAAAAAGTTTTTGATTATTTGAATTACCGAGGATATGAAATCAACTTAATAAACGAAGTTTTAAATGAACTTTTAAAATAATACTCTCCACGTAAAGTAGAGAGTATAAAATCTTTTCTAAAAATCACAAATATCAGGAAAAACCTCACAAATATCTTTTAGAGGCGGTACAGTATGTTCACACCCACCATCACAAGGCTGATTTATTTTGTTTCCAAATTGATCACATTTACAAGCAGGGTAATAATAGCGTTTTCCTTTACCATTAATTTCTTTTTGCTCGTTTTTACTCAATGTTTTTCCTAAGTTTAAAACTGATTTTTTCATAATTTAAGATTTAAAAGGATGATTATTTTAAATGTTATTAACTGATATTCTAAAATATGAAAAAGCTCAACAATTGAATAGACTAAACTAAATATGATGAGGAAAGATATATATTCGTTAGAGACCTTAATTTTTTTGTAACTAAAGGATGTTTTCCTTTTTAATTAGTTTCGTTTCGAAGCTTAAAACTATGTAGAAGTATAAAGAAAGGTTAATAGTTCTAGAATTACTACTAGAAATGTAGTGCGTAGATGATTCTTGTCTTATTAAGAAATGAAAAAGGGGACCAATAAAGTCCCCTTATATAGATTTTATGTGTAAAATAATTTAATTCAAAATTAATTTTTTAGAAGCAGATTTACCTTCTGAGGTAATATTTAAAATATAAATACCTTTAGTATAATTTGTTAAATCAATAATATAATTTGTGTCTATTATTTTCTTTTTACTAAATACTTCTTTACCAGATAAATCAAATATTTTTAAATCTAGTTCCTCTGTTGTATTTCTACTTAAATTGAATAAACTTGTAGACGGATTAGGGAATATCGATATACTATTTAGTAAAACGTTTTCACTAATTGATAAAACGCCTTGTTTAGGGATATTAGTTACAAAAATACCTCTACCGTATGTTGCTGCATAAAGTTTAGAATCTTTTTCGCTGATATCTAGGTCGGTAACTTGTACGTTAGGTAAATTATTATCAAAGGTTTGCCATTCAGATAAATCGTCATTAATAAAATAAACTCCTAAATTAGTACCTAAATAAACAGTATTATTACCACTTTCATCATGATGTTTTAATACAGTTTTGTTTTCCGAAGGAAGATTTCCAGTTATATTTGTGAAAACAGGTATAAAAAGAGATAAATTATCAGCTTTGAATACTGAGCTGTTTGTCACGACCCATCCAATTTTAGAATCTCCATTGTTTATTTCTATTGAATTTATATTTTCTGGAAACGTAAATATATCAATAAAAGATCCTCCCCTATTATTACTTCTATATAATGTTCTACCCTCTGCAGCATATATGATATCATTGTTGTTTGGGTCTATTTCTAATAAATCTATATCATCTCTAAAAGCATTACCAGAAGAATTGGAAACTTTTGTCCAAGAAGTATTATCAAATCTGTAAAGACTTCTATATCCAGCGAATAATTCTCCATCTGTATTCATTACTAGCGGAGTCACCCATTCTCCACCACTATCTCCAGAGCCAGTTTCATCATTTGGAGCGAATAAAAAATCATCGCGCCTAGGATTCATGTTTATAAAAATTTCTCTAGTTTCACCTTGATCTTGGCTTACAGTCAAACGTCCTCCAAACTGTGTGAATCCATAAAAAACATTAGAATTGTTTACATCAACAATACCTTCCATACCGTCACCACCATGATAATTTCTCCAGTTAGTACCATCATATCCAAATCCTCCATTGTCTTGCAATCCACCAGCGATGATGTCTGATGTTTGTTGAGATATAGAAAGTTTATAAAATTGGCTAATCGCAATAGTATTAGTTAAATCTGTAAAAGAATCACCATTATCAGTTGATAAATAAATTCCACCATCTGTACCAGCAAAGAAATCACCATCAAAAAATCTTAAAAAATGGATGTCAGCATGTGTGTAAGTTGGCATATCAGGAAATCTCCAGTCGTTTATTTTCGTAAAGCTATCTCCTCCGTTATTAGATTTCCATATATCCAATACCCCAACAAATACAGTATCTTTATCAGTATCAGATACAGTTATTGCTAAGTCAAAAAATGCTTGTAGACTATCTCCAAAAATATTTGATGTTTCTGCTGTTTTACTAAATGTGTTTCCACTGTCTGTAGATTTATATACTCCATTAAAAGTGCTATTTCTTGCAGCACTAACAAAATAGACGTAGTTAGGGTCTGCTGGAGTTACATCTAACGTAATTCTACCTGAATTAGTTAAGGAAGGGATATCAATTTCAGAAAAATTTTCTCCTGAATCAGTTGATTTAAAAAACTTACTATTACTTACGGCGTACCATGTTGTAGGATCTCCTGGTTTCATTTTTAAATCAACTATATTTTGAATTAATTTTACAGACCATGTATTTCCTCCGTCAGTACTTTTTATAACTCCCACACTGGTAGCAACTAAAATAGTTTCATTATTAGTTGGGTGTATATAGATTTCATTCATAGAACTAGGATCACCAGCAATATCACCAGTTTTATTCCATGTTGCACCACCATCAATAGATTTCCATACTCCCACAGCAAAAGAATCATCTGCGTCATCATCACCAGTAGCAATATATATAACGTTTGAATTACTAGGGTTAATAGCTATCCCTGAGACTCCAATTTGTGGTAAATTATCAGTTAAAGGTATCCAACTAGTACCAGCGTCTGTAGATTTCCATATTCCACCTGCTGGGGCACCAATATAATATGTGTTAGGATTATTAGGATCAACAGCTATTGTATTTATTCTTCCTTGTCCTGTTCGTTTTTGAGGCGTTGCGTTATATGTATTAGTATTATCAAAAGGTCCAAGGGGAGTCCAATTACTTGTATTGGTTCTATTGCTAACAGAGGACCTACTTAATACTTTTTTTTCTTCCCATGCATTCCATAAATCTTGAGAACTAGATATTGTACCATCCGGTTTTAAATAATAAGACCAATGATATTCCCAACGTTTAAAAGGTTTATATCCGCTACCTTTTTTAAATTTATCTATTGTTTTGAAATAATTTTCAGCTCTAAGAGAAATATTTTCTAAAGTTTCTTTTTCGCTTTTATTTTTTAAGGCATTGTTATTCCATGGAGCATTACTTAGTGTTTGAGAATAGCAAACAACAGAAAAACTAAGTAATACTAAAAAGTAAACTTTTTTCATATAAAAAATATTATAAATTGTTTTGTAAAAATAAAAAACGTTTTTTGTTCGAGAATAATTTTTAACATTAGTAATTGTTTTATATTCAAAAAAATAGGTCTTTTAAAAGGTTTTTGTTCAAAAAAACAATAAAGTGTTTTTAAAATTATTTTTTTTTATCTAAGTCAAAAAAATCATCTAAATTAATTTCTTCGTCAAATTCTTTTTTACTGTAAATGGTATTCACTTTTGCATTATAGCTGCTAAAAACAAGAAGAATTTTGTCAATTTGGTCATTTACTTCTTTTGCTTTAATCGAGGGAATTAAAGTCATGTCATTCAAACGTAAAATTTCGTTTTCTAAAACATTAGTTCTAGCTTTTAAGGCGTTAGTTTTAAGGGTTTCAATTTTTAAACTATCATTCAAGCTTTTGACTAATCCTTTTAATTCATTAGTCATTTGTAAGGCTTGATTAGGAGACACAGAAGAAAATCTACCTAA
This genomic stretch from Tenacibaculum jejuense harbors:
- a CDS encoding T9SS type A sorting domain-containing protein produces the protein MKKVYFLVLLSFSVVCYSQTLSNAPWNNNALKNKSEKETLENISLRAENYFKTIDKFKKGSGYKPFKRWEYHWSYYLKPDGTISSSQDLWNAWEEKKVLSRSSVSNRTNTSNWTPLGPFDNTNTYNATPQKRTGQGRINTIAVDPNNPNTYYIGAPAGGIWKSTDAGTSWIPLTDNLPQIGVSGIAINPSNSNVIYIATGDDDADDSFAVGVWKSIDGGATWNKTGDIAGDPSSMNEIYIHPTNNETILVATSVGVIKSTDGGNTWSVKLIQNIVDLKMKPGDPTTWYAVSNSKFFKSTDSGENFSEIDIPSLTNSGRITLDVTPADPNYVYFVSAARNSTFNGVYKSTDSGNTFSKTAETSNIFGDSLQAFFDLAITVSDTDKDTVFVGVLDIWKSNNGGDSFTKINDWRFPDMPTYTHADIHFLRFFDGDFFAGTDGGIYLSTDNGDSFTDLTNTIAISQFYKLSISQQTSDIIAGGLQDNGGFGYDGTNWRNYHGGDGMEGIVDVNNSNVFYGFTQFGGRLTVSQDQGETREIFINMNPRRDDFLFAPNDETGSGDSGGEWVTPLVMNTDGELFAGYRSLYRFDNTSWTKVSNSSGNAFRDDIDLLEIDPNNNDIIYAAEGRTLYRSNNRGGSFIDIFTFPENINSIEINNGDSKIGWVVTNSSVFKADNLSLFIPVFTNITGNLPSENKTVLKHHDESGNNTVYLGTNLGVYFINDDLSEWQTFDNNLPNVQVTDLDISEKDSKLYAATYGRGIFVTNIPKQGVLSISENVLLNSISIFPNPSTSLFNLSRNTTEELDLKIFDLSGKEVFSKKKIIDTNYIIDLTNYTKGIYILNITSEGKSASKKLILN
- a CDS encoding efflux RND transporter permease subunit, with amino-acid sequence MTEQQKKVDKEFGLSSWAINNKTTIYVLMVIILFSGISAFINMPRENFPEIKETKIYVSSVFPGNTAEDIEKLITDPLEEKLKTVSNVTKINSTSQENVSMITIEFNEQITVEEAKQKVKDEIDEEVSGEDWPTFNGAKVEPNVFELNIAEETPILNINISGDFTVEQLKEYAEYLQDEIEDLKEIKKADIRGAEEKEVEVAVDIYKMMAAQVSFNDVLQSIGNGNATISAGNIISSGQRRTIRVLGEIEQPSELDNFVVKSERGSAIYLKDIATVSFKDKDKTTYARENAESVVMLDVKKRSGENMVEATDKIREIVKVAQETKVLPETLKVTLANDQSSKTVGQVDDLVNNIIFGVILVVTVLMFFLGLKNALFVGFAIPMSMFMSLMILNIMGYTMNTMILFGLIMGLGMLVDNGIVVVENVYRLMDEEGMSRLEAARKGIGEIAFPIIISTATTVAAFIPLGMWPGVMGQFMIYFPITLSVVLGSSLFVAVFFNSVLVSQFMSTEDKNMPLNKIIRLTIILGVLGLLFVIFGGAIRPLGTLLIFAAANFWVYRFIMRPAANRFQSRVLPRWERFYERMISGVLKGWKPQVISIITLLMLFVSIGGFVNSVQKKRTKVEFFPDNTPNQVIVYVEYPQGTDIEKTNAIMKDIEQRVTNVINSSEYLDGEYNFLVESSITQVGAGSGNPQTDGGSTAEMPHRGKVVASMREYKYRKGADSKVLKKAITDELQGVYPGLSISVEKDPVGPPAGYPINIELEGKDYAELINVAEKMRDFINTKSIPGIAELKIDVNKSKPTMLVDVDRKKAGELGVSAAQVGTQLRNSIFGAKAGVYKEDGEDYDIYVRFNEENRYNTSAIFNQNITFRDPSNGQVKSIPVSALATQKNTSGFSAIKHKQGKRVVTVYSALAPGFTDAGAIVSKIQNEMKTFTELPAQIKVDYTGQIEEQNKQMAFLMGAFFSGLGLIFLILIYQFNSVSKPAIIMLAIFLSLIGVFGGIVISGSSFVIMMTMMGIISLAGIVVNNGVVLLDYTQLLIDRRKVDLGLDDDEFVSVEDLKESIIKGGKARLRPVLLTAITTILGLIPLATGLNINFYTLVSELDPHIYVGGDNVIFWGPLAWTVIYGLIVATFLTLIVVPILFYLITKFKMWIKNRNTVTEESFDEIAEIGN
- a CDS encoding regulatory protein RecX — encoded protein: MNKQSVVTVDEVKRKLERFCVYQDRCHKEVEDKLRGFHLIPEARELILLHLLEHDFLNEERFSRSFARGKFRIKNWGKVRITRELKLRDISVYNIKQALSEIDEEEYFSKLNSLAERKISSTNESNSFKKRKKVFDYLNYRGYEINLINEVLNELLK